The Dreissena polymorpha isolate Duluth1 chromosome 2, UMN_Dpol_1.0, whole genome shotgun sequence nucleotide sequence aagaaaaacatgagTTGATTAAGAAGGCTTCAAAATCCGTGAAAACAATGCGCCAGAATTATAAACGCAGGTTGAATGAAATTGAAGAGCAAAGGAGAATTACAGTTGCCGAACAGATTCGTAAAAAAGAAGCTGCGAGACAGGAAAAACTTAGACAGCAAGAAGAATGCACAAAGGAAATAATCAATTATGGTTTATGGCAAAGTGATTCAGAGGTTGACAATATGCTGTTGTCATACAAGAAAGATGGTGATAAAATAAAAGCTCTAAAAGCACAGCTTAGATTTAGGAAAAATGTCCTGCATCAAATTCCAAGTGACAAGTCAAAGTTTAATTTCTCCAAAAAAGGCAAAGACTTTACTGTTAATGAATTAACTGCAAATCTGAAAGAGCTTGTGACACAGGCTATTGTGGCAGATGATGATAGTCAGAAGCACATCTTGGTAGGGAAAAGAGTGAGGCACCGATTTATTAAAGATGGCCAGTCCAAGTGGTACACAGGGAAAGTAATTTCACAGGTATTTGCATGCAGATGTTGTCTGACAAACCCTTTTAACTTATCTCCCAAGCACTTCTAACCCATCTTACTAATGTATTTATAACAGATTGGCAGttgttaaatcaatttattttacatCGTAAAATTGTTAACATACAGCAGTATGCTTGCCGTGGCGCAAtgggtatggtgtccgcctagcgatcaggaggtcatgggttcaatccccactgtgggagcatttctttagatctcccccatagacaccaattactggttctagtaccaggaaactgactcgagagcatttcaaataacccgtaggctttcgatgcaatcaagctaaaataaatatgtttaaacatacatacatcgGTATAACTTCCGAATATTATACATTATGCATTTCAACCTAAGCAGAGCATAAATTTCAACCAATAAAATACATGCATTCATGTAAGATTTGTAAGCATATTTGCTGTGTAAAAACAGTAAAGATGTTACTTTTcacataataaatgtttttaattgttcatTATATATGATTTCACTTTTTACAGGTCCCTTCTTTCCCAGACTGGTTCAACATTATGTACGATGGGGATGAGGCCATATACACATATCACCATCTAGATGCTGATGTTGACAAGGCTGATATGCAGATCCTCATATAAAATTAAGGTATACCAGATGTACAATTTTGAACAAGCTGACAATGTTTTGAAACCAAGCATTACCAACCCATCAGCCGTGAACTGTGTTATGAAGCTGACCTGGTGTCAattttttgttggtaaaaataCATTTCTGTGTATTTTTTTTCCTGAAATTCATCCAAGATTGTGGTAGAACCTTGTTGGAATTATTCCACTGAAACAAATTGAGGtcttaaaaacaaacttttaacaGAAGACTGAGATTTTCTCCATTACTAATAaagatatattgataaaataagcaCCAAATTGCTGCATTTTTCAATAGCTTTAGTTTGATATATGACACCCTATACTCCTGTAAATTTTTTAAAAATGTCCGACGTCACTACAACAAGTGTAAAATATGAAACGACAAAATCATTGGAAAAGTTAACACAATTCACTCTACATTTTGCCTAAATGATTGATTATACAATATGCTCATgaggtaaaaatgtatttgtgagttGTTACTATCAACAAAACAATGGAGCTGTGGACACTCAGATAAATTGGATAATGTGTAGCTCAGgaaataaagtaaacaggtaagtacattatacaaattatgaatgttacatgtaaatgataTACATATGGTAAACTATTGAACAACAACAATGTGCGGGGCACATCAATATTAACTATAACCaaaatagttgatgcatgtataaataaaaagatacaaccATGAAcactgtgttttaatttttaataaatattctttgattgcgtatatgcaaaacaatgaagtccattaattgtttactgattttttaaatgttgaatgtcacaccttacgtaccactccgtttatgtaccgacactttatgtaccactatctgacactttatgaaccatatttataatatatagagataactcatttaatatgaatgtttgttattgatgaaatgtatgatgtgtgatagtatttatgaatttagacttatatattggccatagattttattttttgtcagacTGTTTAAGTGTCACTCGAATGCGTCTAAGTGTAACTCGAATGCGTATATGTCATATATTAGGTAACTGctcctgtataaatattatttcaga carries:
- the LOC127869771 gene encoding uncharacterized protein LOC127869771, giving the protein MNVKYLQLVTFLDDSSKNIQSFMNGELLVFGDNTYIEKDEIYNSLVTSDQYDNIVEVFLQVLLPTLCTVSKKLFVDHLPGGKLTGLSDEMKDKVKNAPKTSCYAESVFGQLDHLLRTKPNMSTLAAEACIMFLNNKTVDWLNSRNEKEKHELIKKASKSVKTMRQNYKRRLNEIEEQRRITVAEQIRKKEAARQEKLRQQEECTKEIINYGLWQSDSEVDNMLLSYKKDGDKIKALKAQLRFRKNVLHQIPSDKSKFNFSKKGKDFTVNELTANLKELVTQAIVADDDSQKHILVGKRVRHRFIKDGQSKWYTGKVPSFPDWFNIMYDGDEAIYTYHHLDADVDKADMQILI